The following proteins are encoded in a genomic region of Pyrus communis chromosome 11, drPyrComm1.1, whole genome shotgun sequence:
- the LOC137708228 gene encoding uncharacterized protein, with translation MWNFASSCIAGSVGLKNDPLKPIQAALECSDDESSSIVGREEGLECPICWESFNIVENVPYVLWCGHTLCKNCILGLQWAVVKFPTLPVQLPLFISCPWCNLLSFRLVYRGNLRFPRKNYFLLWMVESMNGDRGPKSSSTFSGDNQSVWPANGNVSVGTQTSHGTHRRGQHIRHIEQSGSNHNHGPVNNYLSVERLHSSIRKSLFFFVHLTAKFPLVVIFLLIILYVIPACAAILALYIVITVVFALPSFLLLYFAYPSLDWLVREILT, from the coding sequence ATGTGGAATTTTGCATCCAGCTGCATAGCTGGAAGTGTTGGATTGAAAAACGACCCTCTAAAGCCGATCCAAGCAGCTCTCGAATGTTCTGATGACGAGAGTTCTTCGATCGTTGGCAGAGAGGAAGGACTAGAGTGCCCCATATGCTGGGAATCGTTCAACATTGTTGAAAATGTGCCCTACGTTTTATGGTGTGGCCATACCCTCTGTAAGAATTGCATTCTGGGATTGCAATGGGCGGTTGTGAAATTCCCCACTTTACCAGTTCAGCTTCCGCTTTTTATATCCTGCCCTTGGTGCAATCTATTGTCCTTCCGGCTTGTTTACAGGGGAAATCTCAGATTCCCTCGCAAGAACTACTTTCTTCTCTGGATGGTTGAGAGCATGAATGGTGATAGGGGGCCGAAATCTAGTTCTACCTTCTCTGGTGATAATCAGTCAGTCTGGCCGGCTAATGGAAACGTATCTGTGGGAACTCAAACAAGCCACGGTACCCACAGGAGGGGGCAACATATTCGCCATATCGAGCAATCTGGATCGAATCACAATCATGGCCCTGTCAATAATTACCTTAGTGTGGAGCGCTTGCATTCTTCGATTCGGAAGTCACTGTTTTTCTTCGTTCATTTGACAGCAAAGTTCCCGCTGGTTGTCATATTTCTCCTGATCATCTTATACGTAATACCTGCCTGTGCCGCCATATTGGCTTTGTACATAGTCATCACTGTTGTGTTTGCTCTCCCGTCATTTCTTCTTCTGTACTTTGCATATCCTAGTTTGGATTGGCTTGTTAGGGAAATCCTCACCTGA